The genome window AAACCTTTCATATATCTATCAATCGCATGGGCCCCCAGCATTCACATAGTGACGGCCTTCCTGTACTCTGGCCTTCCCGGAAGGGATTTCTGGCTAACAGCAATCATGGCAGTCCGTTTTCTTGCCTCAGCGTTTGCTTCCGGGCCATCCCTCATTATCATCCTATGTCTGATTGTAAGAAGGTTCACGAAATTCGATCCTGGCAGAGAGGCTATTCAAGCCCTGGGAAAGATCGTTACTTATACCATGATTCTAAATGTACTCTTCCTTGGATTTGAATTCTTCACTGCCTTCTACAGCCGAATACCGGGGCACATGCATACTTTCGAATACCTATACTATGGTATAGAAGGGTATGGAAGGCTTATTCCCTTGATGTGGACATCAGCTATCCTTGCAGTCTTCTCTCTTATTCTTTTGATTAACCCCGCAACACGCAGAAATGAGAAAACCCTGGCAATGGCTTCTGCAGCAGTGTTCATGTCTTTATGGATCGAAAAGGGATTTGGTCTGGTTGTGGGCGGATTCATCCCCAATCCTTTTGAAAAAATAACAGAGTATTGGCCAACGATGCCTGAAACAGTAATCACTATTGGGGTCTGGGCAATTGGGTTTCTGATACTAACTGTTCTTTACAAGATAGCTGTCTCAGTTAGAGAAGAGACAGTGGGCATCGAAGTTGATCGCTAAATTGATTTTTAAGGTTAAGTTTTTTAGAATAAAAAAATTCAGGAGGTGATTTCATTGTACATGGTAGTGGTAGACGCAGCAAAATGTGAGGGCTGTGAGGAGTGCGTGAATGTATGCCCACAGGGCGTATTCCAGATGAAA of Nitrospirota bacterium contains these proteins:
- the nrfD gene encoding polysulfide reductase NrfD, with the protein product MLEKALTGSRRYWIWIFALLAITGIGFIFYLKQLSYGLGITGMSRDVSWGLYIGQFTFLVGVAASAVMVVLPYYLHNYKVFGKITILGEFLAVPSVVMCMLFIFADMGQPMRFMNIFLHPTPNSVMFWDAMVLGGYLLLNIVVGWAVLGAERKDVPPPNWVKPFIYLSIAWAPSIHIVTAFLYSGLPGRDFWLTAIMAVRFLASAFASGPSLIIILCLIVRRFTKFDPGREAIQALGKIVTYTMILNVLFLGFEFFTAFYSRIPGHMHTFEYLYYGIEGYGRLIPLMWTSAILAVFSLILLINPATRRNEKTLAMASAAVFMSLWIEKGFGLVVGGFIPNPFEKITEYWPTMPETVITIGVWAIGFLILTVLYKIAVSVREETVGIEVDR